One region of Sphingomonas kaistensis genomic DNA includes:
- the pglX gene encoding BREX-1 system adenine-specific DNA-methyltransferase PglX has product MAFDQATRARLQRFVTDVRRILEEEFTRQLRTDYGMDPTSGMVSPLDGLRHITEQQRETARILRETLAHYCAAPGIDERAGLDRIVREQAFTVLNRLAALRMAEARGLLIESVGNGYQARGFQLYLRLAGGSLGETGAAYQAYLLSVFDELSQDLPFLFNRYSAQGRLFPREAALLRVLELLNHGEIEPLWGEDETIGWIYQYFNSREERKAMRDASQAPRDSRELAVRNQFFTPRYVVEFLVDNTLGRLWFDWTGGRTVLGERCEYLLVKRDERAEPAEHLRDPRTIKLLDPACGSMHFGLYAFDLFLEIYKEAWEYEQAHGPRSLDRETGGGSDLRPLCQTYADQRQFWSDVPRLIIERNIYGVDIDPRAAQIASLALWLRAQRAWHEAGVKAKDRPEVGRGHVVAAVAPPAEVDLRKRFMEELDPLDAQLFEKTLLMLKGVSDLGLLLPVEKELPRLIKDIFGERGELFRADDLEQWRKAEERLRVALGDYARAAQSSYQGRLFAEDALQGLRILEQCKHSYDVLVMNPPFGQPTESAREFMKLSGSDGWKDIYAGFFERSIDLTRSSGLIGAITSSQFFHTRQMKGLRERMILNELPRSIIDLGSDVLDDAAVQTALTVLGGARADSKMAYADLFEIENKEVELRSRIEKNCLDYLLLKDIAAVPGRPLCLHASPNVLKQWRLDRSLDPNTAKVVTGNHTFDDERFLRIYPEVTSSVTDWEQYEKGGEYQPFFSPSEIFLRWSDSGAQLRALNSEAYGSDAQVMQSSRYWGRKGICFNHVSSVGFSPRVLPKNTIFSSESISIFLVDSDINEEETRSRYLALLAFLASTVAQELVYVFGRFRKIENRAVSAIPISFRRLAAHQAELADAAKRGISISRRLSSFEETSPCFLLPELIATSRVGSLGRRSLRDEAVDLYRSLDEVCHRIVGICERDISAEDRADLVDQFSLLRANQSQDDLLAECLSWAVGVAFGRFDHRLATGQRTAISEPDPFDSLSLRSPGMLLEGAEPFRLNAGILCDSKGHPFDLAHLAEEILQSADLEVPFDVRRWLQRDFFPVHLKKYSRSRRRAPIYWPLSTPSGSYSLWLYYPSLTTQTLYTAVNDFVEPRLSHVNREVAALREKGSERTRVDDKEFELLRVHEAELTDLRDKLLQIAPTYRPNHDDGVQITAAPLWQFFRHKPWQKVLKDTWSKLERGEYDWARLAMSYWPDRVREKCKTDKSLAIAHGLEHLYVEPEPERAKAGARKKDEAE; this is encoded by the coding sequence GCAGGCGTTCACTGTTCTCAACCGCCTGGCTGCTCTCCGCATGGCAGAAGCGCGCGGGCTCCTCATCGAGTCCGTGGGGAATGGTTATCAGGCGAGAGGGTTCCAGCTCTATCTCCGCCTTGCCGGAGGCAGTCTCGGCGAAACCGGCGCCGCGTACCAGGCTTACTTACTTAGCGTCTTCGACGAACTTTCGCAGGATCTGCCATTTCTTTTCAATCGCTACTCGGCGCAAGGCCGTCTGTTCCCTCGCGAGGCGGCTCTTCTTCGCGTTCTCGAGCTGCTCAATCACGGCGAGATCGAACCGCTTTGGGGCGAGGATGAGACCATAGGTTGGATCTACCAGTACTTCAATTCAAGGGAAGAGCGGAAGGCGATGCGGGATGCTTCGCAGGCTCCGCGCGACAGCCGTGAACTAGCAGTGCGCAATCAGTTTTTCACCCCAAGATACGTGGTGGAGTTCTTGGTCGACAACACGCTGGGACGGCTCTGGTTCGATTGGACCGGCGGGCGAACGGTGTTGGGGGAACGATGCGAGTATCTGTTGGTAAAGCGGGATGAGCGAGCTGAACCTGCAGAGCACCTTCGCGACCCTCGCACGATCAAGCTGCTCGATCCCGCGTGTGGCTCAATGCACTTCGGACTTTACGCGTTCGACCTTTTTCTGGAAATCTACAAAGAGGCTTGGGAGTATGAACAGGCCCATGGTCCAAGATCGCTCGACAGAGAGACCGGGGGCGGCTCCGACCTAAGACCACTCTGCCAGACCTATGCCGACCAAAGGCAATTCTGGAGCGACGTCCCGCGCCTAATCATCGAGCGGAACATCTACGGTGTCGATATTGATCCGCGCGCAGCGCAGATCGCGTCGCTGGCGCTGTGGCTGCGTGCGCAGCGCGCTTGGCATGAGGCGGGAGTAAAGGCCAAGGACCGACCGGAGGTAGGACGAGGTCATGTTGTAGCGGCAGTGGCGCCCCCAGCCGAAGTGGACCTGCGTAAGCGGTTCATGGAGGAACTCGATCCTCTCGATGCGCAACTGTTCGAGAAGACGCTCTTGATGCTGAAGGGGGTTTCTGACCTAGGGCTGCTTCTGCCGGTCGAGAAGGAGCTGCCGAGGCTGATTAAGGATATCTTTGGCGAACGGGGAGAGCTGTTCCGGGCTGACGACTTGGAACAGTGGCGGAAGGCAGAGGAGCGACTACGTGTTGCCCTTGGTGATTACGCCCGCGCAGCTCAATCTTCCTATCAAGGCAGGCTTTTCGCAGAGGATGCACTGCAAGGGCTACGAATCCTAGAACAGTGTAAGCATTCCTACGACGTTCTTGTAATGAATCCCCCTTTTGGGCAGCCAACTGAGTCCGCGAGAGAGTTCATGAAGCTTAGCGGAAGCGACGGGTGGAAAGACATATACGCCGGTTTCTTTGAGCGATCTATAGACTTGACGAGGTCGTCGGGGCTTATTGGTGCGATCACTTCGTCGCAGTTTTTTCATACTCGACAGATGAAAGGACTACGCGAGCGAATGATATTAAACGAGCTTCCCCGCTCAATTATTGATCTCGGAAGCGATGTTCTCGACGATGCGGCAGTGCAAACTGCTCTTACGGTGCTCGGTGGTGCCAGGGCTGATTCAAAAATGGCCTATGCCGACCTCTTTGAGATCGAAAACAAGGAAGTCGAGCTTCGAAGTCGAATCGAGAAGAACTGCCTAGACTACCTTCTCTTGAAGGACATAGCGGCTGTTCCAGGTCGGCCGCTTTGTCTTCATGCATCCCCAAATGTCCTGAAACAATGGCGGCTTGATAGATCGCTGGATCCTAACACAGCGAAGGTTGTGACAGGAAATCATACTTTCGACGATGAGCGGTTTCTTCGCATTTACCCAGAGGTCACTTCCTCAGTGACTGATTGGGAGCAGTACGAGAAGGGTGGCGAATACCAACCTTTCTTCAGTCCATCTGAGATCTTTCTCAGGTGGAGTGATTCAGGCGCTCAATTAAGGGCCTTGAATTCGGAGGCATATGGAAGTGACGCCCAGGTCATGCAAAGCAGCAGATATTGGGGGCGAAAGGGGATTTGTTTCAATCACGTAAGTAGCGTGGGTTTTTCACCTCGCGTTCTGCCAAAGAACACTATTTTCTCCTCTGAGTCGATTTCAATCTTCTTGGTGGATAGTGATATCAACGAAGAGGAGACTCGTTCAAGGTATCTTGCGCTGCTTGCCTTTCTGGCATCTACTGTCGCGCAGGAGCTAGTGTACGTCTTCGGTAGGTTTCGTAAGATCGAGAACAGAGCTGTCTCTGCAATTCCCATTTCCTTCAGAAGGCTTGCGGCTCATCAGGCGGAACTGGCGGACGCTGCAAAGAGGGGCATATCGATCTCTCGCCGGCTATCTTCATTCGAAGAAACCTCACCTTGCTTCCTTCTACCAGAGCTGATCGCTACGTCCCGCGTTGGTTCTTTAGGTCGGCGCTCTTTGCGTGACGAAGCGGTCGATCTTTACCGATCTTTGGACGAGGTTTGTCATCGCATAGTCGGCATTTGTGAAAGAGACATCTCCGCGGAGGATCGCGCCGATCTCGTGGATCAATTCTCTCTTCTCAGAGCCAACCAGTCGCAAGATGACCTTCTTGCTGAGTGCTTGTCATGGGCTGTTGGAGTCGCTTTCGGGCGATTTGATCACCGTCTTGCGACTGGCCAACGTACCGCCATTTCGGAACCTGATCCGTTTGACTCCTTGTCGCTCCGGAGCCCTGGAATGCTGCTGGAAGGCGCGGAGCCGTTCCGACTGAATGCGGGCATACTGTGCGACTCTAAAGGGCACCCATTTGATCTCGCCCATCTTGCTGAGGAGATTTTGCAGAGCGCTGATCTCGAAGTGCCATTTGATGTGCGCCGATGGCTGCAGCGTGACTTCTTCCCCGTACATCTGAAGAAATACAGCAGGAGCCGTCGGAGAGCGCCGATTTACTGGCCACTATCCACGCCTTCCGGCAGCTATTCACTTTGGCTCTATTATCCATCTCTCACAACGCAAACTCTTTACACTGCTGTAAACGACTTCGTGGAACCCAGATTGAGCCACGTAAATCGCGAGGTGGCAGCGCTTCGCGAAAAGGGATCTGAACGGACGCGCGTAGACGATAAGGAGTTCGAGTTGCTCAGAGTGCATGAGGCGGAGCTCACCGATCTGCGTGATAAATTGCTTCAGATCGCCCCGACCTATCGTCCAAACCATGATGACGGCGTGCAGATCACTGCCGCTCCGCTGTGGCAATTCTTCCGCCACAAGCCATGGCAGAAGGTGCTGAAGGATACTTGGTCTAAGCTGGAAAGAGGCGAATATGACTGGGCGCGTCTCGCGATGTCGTATTGGCCCGACCGAGTGCGAGAGAAGTGCAAGACAGACAAGTCGCTCGCCATCGCACATGGCTTGGAGCATTTGTATGTCGAGCCCGAGCCTGAGCGCGCGAAGGCAGGCGCTCGCAAGAAGGATGAGGCCGAATGA
- a CDS encoding PglZ domain-containing protein: MSIAAFIRDCVIRPRLRESGCMVVYDPDRRYQDICAAVADEEIRVIDSSVSSIESRRAAMMALGEVGRPNGGLEGLLIYVPAQRAETDEGKQVDPFSLYADAGAVFPDGDGDDYLSLCLRSKPDHATEIRRVFASSKSAPAFSVIDAIGGGAKWPQLRSAMRVESGREILAALLAPTSSQSDALRSHDGWPEESREFLQATLGMSVKTRGKSWNALADELWRFVLFSEFVFDLPVELPQSLKGVPQAPLEAKPIVEDVCDRLRTNPRTRDTYIERAETIEAELDLPQQCGAIDDLGERDTFPFEERTFLKVAIKGITSGDTDATRRVLVRHQNSVWLGKGESQAQWALVRSGLSLIEACQDFERQLSENARAQADLLDFYIGSLREADRLQREFEQAAGDFLDPHGVMQEVLTQARARYRQLAEKVQVAFVKHLETAGWPPQGRLANADVFDRHISVRLKESGRRVAYLMVDALRYELGVALEKMLSEDGPVELHAAYAQLPTITLVGMASLLPGARAELSLGLSSEALAPSLSGGRVGNVSQRMDVLRKRLGDRFHEMTLNDFVRGKPKLSDTVDLLVLRSTEIDSQLENNPETTLSLIPGTLNLIRVALHKLRGLGFKDAVIVTDHGFFLNAQAEAGDVCAKPQGNWSVNAHDRMMLGAGTSDSHNIVMDAERLGISGEFPQVALPRTMAPYRAGHLYFHGGASLAEAVVPVLIARLDAEEQLSVGKLTVELTYKSGAKRITTRVPVIEIAAQAEDMFSRDQSIEVLIEAQNSKGDVVGEPRPGGDVNPATRTLTLMPGERKQIGLRMDPDFEGKFTVKALNPTTLASYSVLQLETDYTV; this comes from the coding sequence ATGAGCATCGCTGCCTTCATCCGCGATTGTGTCATTCGCCCTCGCTTACGCGAGAGCGGCTGCATGGTCGTTTATGACCCTGATCGCCGCTATCAAGACATCTGTGCTGCAGTTGCGGACGAAGAGATCCGGGTGATAGATAGTTCCGTCAGCAGCATCGAGAGCCGGCGTGCAGCCATGATGGCGCTGGGTGAGGTTGGGCGGCCCAACGGCGGTTTGGAGGGGCTGCTCATCTACGTGCCCGCGCAGCGCGCTGAGACGGATGAGGGCAAGCAAGTTGACCCGTTTTCCCTCTATGCTGATGCAGGGGCCGTCTTTCCTGACGGCGACGGCGACGACTATCTGAGCCTTTGTCTGCGCTCGAAGCCTGATCACGCGACCGAGATTCGGCGAGTGTTCGCCAGTTCGAAGAGTGCACCAGCGTTCTCGGTGATTGATGCAATCGGTGGTGGAGCCAAGTGGCCCCAGCTCAGATCGGCTATGAGGGTAGAGTCGGGCCGAGAAATTTTAGCAGCGCTTCTCGCACCGACGAGTTCGCAATCAGACGCGCTTCGTTCTCACGACGGCTGGCCTGAAGAGTCGCGGGAATTTCTGCAAGCGACGCTCGGCATGAGCGTCAAAACGCGTGGTAAGAGCTGGAATGCGTTGGCAGATGAGCTTTGGAGGTTCGTGCTTTTCAGCGAGTTCGTGTTCGACCTACCCGTGGAGTTGCCCCAAAGTTTGAAGGGAGTGCCACAGGCGCCGCTCGAGGCGAAACCAATCGTTGAAGACGTTTGCGATCGCCTTCGAACCAATCCAAGAACCCGCGACACATACATCGAGCGAGCGGAGACAATTGAAGCTGAGCTGGATCTTCCTCAGCAATGCGGAGCAATCGACGATTTAGGGGAACGGGATACTTTCCCGTTTGAGGAGCGAACTTTCCTCAAGGTTGCAATCAAGGGGATCACCTCCGGGGATACCGATGCCACTCGTCGGGTGCTGGTGCGACATCAGAACTCCGTCTGGCTCGGTAAGGGAGAAAGCCAGGCTCAGTGGGCGTTGGTTCGATCAGGTCTCAGCCTGATCGAGGCTTGCCAGGATTTTGAGCGGCAGCTCTCGGAGAACGCCCGGGCCCAAGCCGACCTCCTGGATTTCTACATTGGAAGCCTCCGGGAGGCTGATCGTCTTCAGCGCGAGTTTGAGCAAGCTGCCGGAGATTTCTTAGACCCGCATGGCGTCATGCAAGAGGTGCTCACCCAGGCTCGAGCTCGCTACCGACAGCTGGCCGAGAAGGTGCAAGTAGCTTTCGTGAAGCACCTCGAAACTGCCGGCTGGCCGCCTCAAGGACGTCTAGCGAATGCTGATGTCTTCGATCGCCATATCTCAGTTCGCCTCAAGGAGAGCGGCCGACGCGTGGCGTATCTCATGGTGGATGCGCTTCGCTACGAGCTAGGCGTTGCCCTGGAGAAGATGCTCTCCGAAGATGGTCCCGTCGAACTGCACGCTGCTTATGCTCAGCTTCCTACCATCACCCTCGTGGGCATGGCGAGCCTACTTCCAGGCGCTCGCGCGGAACTGTCGCTTGGCTTGAGCTCTGAGGCACTCGCGCCGTCTTTGTCAGGAGGGCGGGTTGGCAATGTAAGCCAGCGCATGGATGTTCTGAGAAAGCGGCTTGGGGACCGTTTTCACGAAATGACGCTTAATGATTTCGTTCGCGGCAAGCCCAAGCTCTCAGATACGGTTGACCTTCTCGTCCTTCGCTCAACTGAAATAGACAGTCAGCTCGAGAACAATCCCGAGACTACTCTCAGCCTGATCCCGGGAACACTGAATCTCATTCGTGTTGCGCTCCACAAACTCCGTGGCCTGGGGTTCAAGGACGCAGTTATCGTGACCGATCACGGTTTCTTCCTGAATGCACAGGCCGAGGCTGGTGACGTTTGTGCAAAACCTCAGGGGAACTGGTCGGTAAATGCACATGATCGCATGATGCTGGGAGCCGGCACGTCCGATAGCCATAACATCGTTATGGATGCGGAGAGGCTCGGCATATCTGGGGAATTTCCTCAAGTTGCGCTCCCTCGCACCATGGCGCCCTATCGTGCGGGCCATCTCTACTTCCATGGGGGCGCGTCACTGGCCGAAGCAGTTGTCCCCGTGCTGATTGCGCGGCTTGACGCGGAAGAGCAGCTGAGTGTCGGTAAGCTGACGGTTGAACTAACTTATAAGAGTGGTGCCAAGCGCATCACCACGAGAGTCCCCGTGATCGAGATCGCTGCGCAAGCGGAGGACATGTTCTCCCGTGACCAGAGCATCGAGGTGCTGATTGAAGCCCAGAACTCGAAGGGGGACGTGGTCGGAGAGCCCCGCCCTGGCGGGGACGTGAATCCAGCCACCCGAACTCTCACACTAATGCCGGGTGAGCGTAAGCAAATCGGCTTGAGAATGGACCCGGACTTCGAAGGAAAGTTCACGGTCAAAGCGCTGAACCCGACAACGCTTGCGAGCTACAGCGTCCTGCAGCTTGAGACGGATTACACAGTATGA
- the brxL gene encoding BREX system Lon protease-like protein BrxL, with product MNEMDDLDRQLTAAFDGKVVRKDLLHRIKKGTNVPTFVLEFLLARFCASDDQAEIDAGMEAVLATLQDNYVRPDEANAAQSKVATKGKHRFIDKVHVRFVEKEKRHWASLENFNSQRIAVGEKFYRDNDRLLEGGIWAEVSLAHNAIDEDDYAFYIEDLRPIQLSRFDFQHYSDTRRNFSRDQWLDVLMRSVGLEPSKLSSRVKLHYVARLAPLVEPNYNYIELGPRGTGKSYFFSEFSPYATLISGGQATKATLFYNNARRKVGLVGYWDTVAFDEVGGIKVRDPDTIQIMKDFMANGRFSRGAEVIADASLSFVGNIDMSVEQVVNSTEYDLFQPLPPELDLAVMDRFAAYIPGWEMPKNSSEFLTSRYGFITDYLAEAFHFQFKHTNRYEEVSRRIKLGKAVEGRDEKGIKKTVSAFLKILHPDGPPTDAEFETYVAYAVECRRRVKEQMNKRKPDDEFAAIHLSYRNANGDEIVVFCPESKHAAATQEPARRSLKVIDQPRAASEQTHQVSESPAASVVGLEATRAELSEQHFTILYGDTGYSYESLMGPYLRGAKEIVIEDPYIRLQHQIQNFVRFCEAAVKAGTVKKIQLVTSFEDQAQAVEAGNKLEDLKQSLIEADVELDVSINQNLHDREIRLDNGWTIKIGRGLDFYQRPGSWFELGTSDLSLRRCLETKVDIFKCSAAA from the coding sequence ATGAATGAAATGGACGATCTGGATCGGCAACTGACTGCCGCGTTCGATGGCAAGGTCGTCCGCAAAGACCTCCTTCACCGCATCAAAAAGGGCACGAATGTGCCCACCTTCGTTCTTGAGTTTCTCCTCGCTCGCTTTTGCGCGAGCGACGACCAAGCGGAGATCGACGCGGGAATGGAAGCCGTTCTCGCCACCCTGCAGGACAACTACGTTCGGCCGGATGAGGCCAATGCAGCTCAGTCAAAGGTGGCTACCAAGGGTAAGCACCGCTTCATCGACAAGGTTCACGTTCGCTTTGTCGAGAAGGAGAAGAGACACTGGGCGTCTCTGGAGAACTTCAACTCTCAGCGCATCGCGGTCGGAGAGAAGTTTTACCGCGACAATGATCGGCTTTTAGAAGGCGGTATCTGGGCGGAAGTGTCATTAGCGCACAATGCCATCGATGAAGACGACTATGCATTCTACATCGAGGATCTCCGGCCAATTCAGCTCTCCCGGTTCGATTTCCAGCATTACTCGGATACGAGGCGTAACTTCAGCCGTGATCAGTGGCTCGACGTTCTCATGCGCTCAGTCGGTCTCGAGCCCTCCAAGCTCTCTTCGCGCGTCAAGCTCCACTATGTGGCCCGCTTGGCGCCTCTCGTAGAGCCCAACTACAATTATATTGAGCTGGGACCGCGAGGGACCGGAAAGTCCTACTTTTTCAGTGAGTTCTCGCCCTACGCGACGCTGATATCGGGCGGTCAGGCGACCAAGGCTACCCTGTTCTACAATAACGCTCGGCGGAAAGTGGGGCTTGTTGGCTACTGGGACACTGTCGCCTTCGACGAGGTCGGTGGCATCAAGGTCCGTGATCCCGACACCATTCAGATCATGAAGGACTTTATGGCGAATGGTCGTTTCTCTCGGGGTGCCGAGGTGATTGCAGACGCCAGTCTGAGTTTCGTAGGCAACATCGATATGTCGGTTGAGCAGGTTGTGAACTCAACCGAGTATGACCTCTTCCAACCGCTGCCGCCGGAGCTGGACCTTGCTGTTATGGACCGGTTCGCGGCTTATATTCCTGGCTGGGAGATGCCTAAGAACAGCAGTGAGTTTCTGACGAGCCGCTATGGCTTCATCACAGACTATCTTGCTGAGGCTTTCCACTTTCAGTTCAAGCACACCAATCGCTACGAGGAGGTCAGCCGCCGCATCAAATTAGGCAAAGCGGTTGAGGGCCGTGACGAGAAGGGCATCAAGAAGACCGTCTCAGCTTTCCTGAAGATCCTCCATCCAGATGGCCCCCCCACCGACGCCGAGTTCGAGACCTACGTAGCTTATGCCGTCGAGTGCCGGCGGCGGGTCAAAGAGCAAATGAACAAACGGAAACCTGATGACGAATTCGCCGCCATCCATCTTTCCTATCGCAACGCGAATGGCGACGAGATTGTCGTTTTTTGTCCAGAGTCGAAGCATGCGGCGGCAACACAAGAGCCAGCCCGGCGATCCCTAAAAGTCATCGATCAGCCCAGAGCAGCAAGCGAACAAACTCACCAGGTCTCCGAGAGCCCTGCAGCTTCGGTGGTCGGCTTGGAGGCGACACGCGCCGAGCTCAGCGAACAGCATTTCACGATCCTGTATGGCGATACGGGATACAGTTATGAGTCTCTAATGGGCCCCTATTTGCGCGGTGCCAAAGAGATCGTGATTGAGGACCCCTACATACGGCTGCAGCACCAGATCCAGAATTTTGTTCGCTTCTGCGAAGCCGCTGTGAAAGCCGGCACGGTCAAGAAGATACAGCTGGTCACATCATTCGAAGATCAAGCACAGGCCGTCGAGGCTGGAAATAAGCTGGAGGACCTGAAGCAGAGCCTCATCGAGGCTGACGTCGAGCTTGATGTGAGTATCAATCAGAATCTGCATGACCGCGAAATTAGGCTCGATAATGGGTGGACGATAAAGATCGGTCGAGGCCTAGACTTCTATCAGCGGCCAGGAAGTTGGTTTGAGTTAGGAACTTCAGACCTGAGCCTTAGGCGGTGCCTTGAGACGAAAGTGGATATCTTTAAATGCAGCGCAGCTGCTTGA
- a CDS encoding GIY-YIG nuclease family protein — MPDRPRKQKWCWTGAQELTSRFDEIEFSPAARSAGRRWSGRSLCCARGRMVDKPSVAGLGAVLEQLLQTPQTTTHAIPRGPGFYAWWCQKQHLEDTSVPLPYEQRPPTPAEWSLLYVGISPSGPASTLDVSSRVARNHVGGNIGSSTFRQTLAVLLVAKLRLQPRTGSDRARLTDEKPPSDWLKQSCGLTYALVADPWLLEPAVISELAPPLNISHGCHPYAQVAKRTRMELRRACGL, encoded by the coding sequence ATGCCGGACCGACCCCGCAAGCAGAAATGGTGCTGGACTGGGGCTCAGGAACTGACAAGCCGCTTTGACGAGATCGAATTCTCTCCTGCTGCGCGCTCGGCCGGACGCCGCTGGAGCGGGCGGAGTCTCTGCTGTGCGCGAGGTCGAATGGTCGATAAGCCTTCTGTTGCAGGTCTGGGAGCCGTCCTAGAGCAACTTTTGCAGACGCCGCAGACCACAACTCATGCAATCCCTCGAGGACCAGGCTTTTACGCATGGTGGTGCCAAAAACAGCACCTTGAGGACACCAGTGTTCCGCTGCCCTACGAGCAGCGGCCGCCGACACCTGCTGAATGGTCGCTGCTATATGTTGGCATCTCTCCCAGCGGGCCTGCGAGCACTCTAGACGTTTCCTCCCGGGTAGCGCGCAATCACGTGGGAGGTAACATCGGGAGCTCGACGTTTCGGCAAACGCTCGCAGTACTTCTGGTGGCGAAGCTTCGCTTACAGCCACGCACCGGAAGCGATCGTGCTCGGCTTACAGATGAGAAGCCTCCTTCGGATTGGCTCAAGCAGTCATGTGGCTTGACTTACGCCCTTGTCGCCGATCCGTGGCTCTTGGAACCTGCAGTGATTTCCGAGCTAGCTCCGCCTCTCAACATCTCGCATGGTTGCCATCCATATGCACAGGTCGCGAAGCGGACCCGGATGGAGCTACGCCGAGCCTGCGGGCTTTAG